From a single Paraburkholderia sp. FT54 genomic region:
- a CDS encoding fibronectin type III domain-containing protein, protein MSNRKIAKASPTDQGASIVSRRGFLKFAGASSLATAAGTLSSAARAANSTPDGTPEQVHLTWGNDPTNEVTVSWASLAPAVNPQVRVSGAREGKHTVHGVQSTYTDGLNGEVVFTYHARLRDLKPDTSYEYEVTAENDSNAAQPFTASFRTAPRGRAPFRWTSYGDLATPNTGWVLSSPQSSFAVQAVERFQPLFHLLNGDLCYANLNPMHQPDVWRDFGNNCQSSASNRPWMPCPGNHELEFHNGEQGLASYLARYTLPDNHTRFQGRWYSFRVSSVLFISLDADDVVYQDAAAFVAGPDPLMPVASTGNPPIKPGTSLYVRGYSAGEQTRWLERTLHRAAEDDEIDWIIVQMHQDALSSSKTGNGSDKGIRETWLPLFDRYGVDLVLCGHDHDYERSFPVRGCNHHKGTDIATGRPVDTLQPQPVMSAVSSGASTFDTSHGTIHLILGGGGTSAPLDVYGVDAGTGLPQARIFTRPNRPVAGATAGTFVRANADAVEDAIWSAQRDTGTGYGIAVFDHDPGHPGGETTITMNYYHAPGADQTPTQNYELFETIELKKKRRG, encoded by the coding sequence ATGTCGAACAGAAAAATCGCTAAGGCTTCGCCGACCGATCAGGGCGCTTCCATCGTCTCGCGTCGTGGGTTCCTGAAGTTTGCCGGCGCTTCCAGTCTCGCCACCGCGGCGGGCACGCTTTCGTCGGCGGCGCGCGCGGCGAACAGCACACCCGACGGCACACCGGAGCAGGTCCACCTGACCTGGGGCAACGATCCGACCAACGAGGTCACGGTGTCGTGGGCGTCGCTCGCGCCGGCAGTGAACCCACAGGTGCGCGTCAGCGGCGCGCGAGAGGGGAAACACACGGTGCATGGCGTCCAAAGCACGTATACGGACGGCCTCAACGGCGAGGTCGTGTTCACCTATCACGCGCGTCTGCGAGATCTGAAACCGGATACCAGCTACGAATACGAGGTGACCGCCGAGAACGACAGCAACGCCGCTCAGCCCTTCACGGCAAGCTTCCGTACTGCGCCGCGCGGACGTGCACCGTTTCGCTGGACGAGCTATGGTGATCTCGCGACGCCGAATACCGGCTGGGTTTTGTCGTCGCCGCAAAGCAGCTTCGCGGTGCAGGCGGTCGAGCGCTTTCAGCCTCTGTTCCATCTGCTCAACGGCGACCTGTGTTACGCCAATCTGAATCCGATGCATCAGCCGGATGTGTGGCGCGACTTCGGCAACAACTGCCAGAGCTCCGCTTCGAACCGTCCGTGGATGCCCTGTCCGGGCAACCATGAACTCGAGTTCCATAACGGCGAGCAAGGCCTCGCCTCGTATCTCGCGCGCTATACGCTGCCGGACAATCACACGCGCTTTCAGGGCCGCTGGTACAGCTTCCGCGTAAGCTCCGTGCTGTTCATCTCGCTCGATGCGGACGACGTCGTTTATCAGGACGCGGCCGCGTTCGTTGCCGGACCGGATCCGCTGATGCCGGTGGCGAGCACCGGCAATCCGCCGATTAAACCGGGCACGTCGCTCTATGTGCGCGGCTATAGCGCCGGCGAGCAGACGCGTTGGCTCGAGAGGACGTTGCACCGTGCAGCCGAAGACGACGAGATCGACTGGATCATCGTCCAGATGCATCAGGACGCGCTGAGTTCGTCGAAGACCGGCAACGGTTCCGATAAAGGCATCCGCGAAACCTGGCTGCCGCTGTTCGATCGTTACGGCGTGGACCTGGTGCTGTGCGGCCACGATCACGACTACGAGCGCAGTTTCCCTGTGCGCGGCTGCAACCACCACAAGGGCACCGACATCGCGACGGGCCGGCCGGTCGACACGCTGCAGCCGCAACCGGTGATGTCGGCGGTATCGTCGGGCGCATCGACGTTCGATACGAGCCACGGCACGATTCACCTGATCCTCGGCGGCGGCGGGACGAGCGCACCGCTGGATGTCTATGGCGTGGATGCCGGCACGGGGCTGCCGCAGGCGCGTATTTTCACGCGTCCCAACCGCCCGGTTGCCGGCGCGACGGCTGGGACTTTCGTGCGCGCGAACGCGGATGCTGTGGAAGATGCGATCTGGTCGGCGCAACGCGATACCGGCACCGGTTACGGGATCGCCGTGTTCGATCATGATCCGGGCCATCCGGGCGGCGAAACCACGATCACGATGAACTACTATCACGCGCCCGGCGCGGATCAAACGCCGACGCAGAACTACGAATTGTTCGAGACCATCGAGTTGAAAAAGAAGCGGCGCGGATAA
- a CDS encoding helix-turn-helix domain-containing protein yields MNSAIDDLQPPGLRDRHKARTRENILGAVARTLEGEGLANLSFAQIAREAGVGESTAFRYFPTKEALLEAFWEWAPKAINRDQFPRTYEELCARLGPDFAGFDARESLIRGMLASPLGREARRKANVSRQKAFRELIDREVGPMPDVESKRLCAAMQLLYSASAWAAFKDYWDMDGHEAATAATQAIGALLDDARRRMRQQKKNGSKAARKT; encoded by the coding sequence ATGAATTCGGCGATCGACGATTTGCAGCCACCCGGTTTGCGCGACCGGCACAAGGCGAGAACCCGTGAGAACATCCTGGGCGCGGTCGCGCGCACCCTCGAGGGTGAGGGTCTGGCCAACTTGAGCTTTGCCCAGATCGCGCGCGAAGCGGGCGTGGGCGAGAGCACCGCGTTCCGTTACTTTCCCACCAAGGAAGCGCTTCTCGAAGCGTTCTGGGAGTGGGCGCCAAAGGCCATCAATCGCGATCAATTCCCGCGCACGTACGAAGAATTGTGCGCACGGCTAGGGCCAGATTTCGCCGGCTTCGACGCGCGTGAATCGCTGATTCGCGGAATGCTCGCGTCGCCGCTCGGAAGAGAAGCGCGCCGCAAGGCCAACGTGTCTCGTCAGAAGGCGTTTCGTGAATTGATCGACCGTGAAGTCGGACCCATGCCCGATGTGGAAAGCAAGCGCCTGTGCGCGGCCATGCAACTGCTGTACTCCGCGAGCGCATGGGCGGCTTTCAAGGACTACTGGGACATGGACGGCCACGAGGCCGCAACCGCAGCGACACAGGCGATCGGCGCACTGCTCGACGACGCGCGCCGACGCATGCGACAACAGAAAAAGAACGGCTCGAAGGCCGCCCGTAAAACGTAA
- a CDS encoding porin yields MKKSLLAAALLGAFTMSAHAQSSVTLYGLIDTGLVYTNNQFGHSNWQEVSSSTQNTVFGLKGSEDLGGGLHAVFKLEQGFLLNNGAQAFSGDGFGSQAWVGLQSDPYGTLTFGRQFDVMNDLVGPLTAEFNTWGGSMAAHPFENDNLAANSVVINNSVKYASPTYRGVTFETMYSFSNKAGDFGNNRSYGFGVSYAQGPVNLAAGYLQLNNAGNGSGAVTSSDTSANFLAQRQRIWSLGGNYTFGPATVGLVWSHTQIDNASGVFSFGTGSYLGSGDASAGSLAGSLRLDNYEVNAKYALTPALSVSGAYTYTHGAYNGSSPGWNTAMLQTDYSISKRTDFYLEGVYQNVHGAPADSVLSHAMINTLSPSATNTQVAVTVGMRHAF; encoded by the coding sequence ATGAAAAAGTCTTTACTCGCGGCCGCGCTCTTGGGCGCATTTACGATGTCGGCGCATGCGCAAAGCAGCGTGACGCTCTACGGTCTCATCGATACCGGACTGGTTTACACGAACAATCAGTTTGGGCACAGCAACTGGCAGGAAGTGAGCAGTTCGACTCAGAACACGGTGTTCGGTCTCAAGGGCTCGGAGGATTTGGGTGGCGGCTTGCACGCGGTCTTCAAACTCGAGCAAGGCTTCCTGCTGAACAACGGCGCCCAGGCATTCTCCGGTGATGGTTTCGGCTCCCAGGCATGGGTCGGCCTGCAAAGCGATCCATACGGCACCTTGACATTCGGTCGCCAGTTCGACGTGATGAACGACCTCGTCGGACCGCTGACGGCGGAGTTCAACACGTGGGGCGGCAGCATGGCTGCGCATCCGTTCGAGAACGACAACCTTGCTGCGAATTCCGTCGTGATCAACAACTCGGTCAAGTACGCGAGCCCGACTTACCGCGGCGTCACGTTCGAAACGATGTATTCGTTCAGCAACAAGGCGGGTGACTTCGGGAATAACCGGTCATACGGTTTCGGCGTGTCCTATGCGCAGGGTCCGGTGAATCTGGCTGCCGGCTACCTGCAATTGAACAACGCCGGCAACGGCAGCGGCGCGGTGACGTCGAGCGATACAAGCGCGAACTTCCTCGCACAACGCCAACGTATCTGGTCGCTGGGCGGTAACTACACGTTCGGGCCGGCTACGGTCGGGCTGGTCTGGAGCCATACTCAGATCGACAACGCGTCGGGCGTGTTTTCGTTCGGCACGGGCAGCTACCTGGGTTCGGGCGATGCGTCTGCCGGATCGCTGGCCGGATCGCTGCGCCTCGACAATTACGAAGTGAACGCAAAGTACGCGCTCACGCCGGCGTTGAGCGTATCGGGCGCGTACACGTACACGCATGGCGCCTATAACGGTTCGTCGCCGGGCTGGAATACGGCGATGCTGCAGACCGACTACTCGATCAGCAAGCGCACGGACTTCTATCTTGAAGGCGTCTATCAGAACGTGCACGGCGCGCCTGCGGACTCCGTACTCTCGCATGCCATGATCAACACGTTGTCGCCGTCGGCGACCAACACGCAAGTGGCGGTCACCGTGGGCATGCGTCACGCGTTCTAA
- a CDS encoding DsbA family oxidoreductase, giving the protein MTQALTIDFVSDIACPWCAIGLSSLQRALLRLGDAVDAQIVVHPFELNPDMGADGETIVDYLGKKYGRTPEQIAETQAAIRERGASVGFTIGPRTRVYNTFDAHRLLHWAGLKGEQLPLKLALLRAYHSDGKDTSDHEVLIEAAQSVGLDTAEARDVLRNGTYAAEVRAQERNNEAMGIQSVPAIIFNRRYLVSGGQPVETFEQVIQQILAEAENEGSQET; this is encoded by the coding sequence ATGACACAAGCGCTCACAATCGATTTTGTCTCCGATATCGCATGCCCATGGTGCGCGATCGGCCTCTCCTCGCTCCAACGTGCGCTATTGCGTCTCGGCGACGCGGTCGACGCTCAAATCGTCGTGCATCCGTTCGAGTTAAATCCGGACATGGGAGCCGACGGCGAAACCATTGTCGACTACCTCGGCAAAAAATATGGCCGCACACCGGAGCAGATCGCCGAAACGCAGGCAGCGATCCGCGAGCGTGGTGCGAGCGTCGGTTTTACCATCGGCCCGCGCACGCGCGTCTACAACACCTTCGACGCGCACCGTCTGCTGCATTGGGCCGGCCTCAAGGGCGAGCAGTTGCCGCTCAAGCTGGCGCTGCTGCGGGCCTATCACTCCGACGGCAAGGACACCAGCGATCACGAAGTGCTGATCGAAGCCGCGCAATCCGTTGGGCTCGACACCGCGGAGGCACGCGATGTACTGCGAAACGGAACCTACGCCGCGGAGGTTCGTGCGCAAGAGCGGAACAACGAGGCGATGGGTATTCAGTCGGTGCCGGCCATTATCTTCAACCGTCGCTACCTGGTGAGCGGTGGACAGCCTGTGGAAACTTTCGAGCAAGTCATCCAGCAGATTCTGGCCGAAGCGGAGAACGAGGGTTCGCAGGAGACGTAA
- a CDS encoding DUF1330 domain-containing protein produces MSKGYWVTSYRATKDAAKLAAYAQLAAPAVAAAGGKFIVRGVAEEAHEQGLKERTVVIEFPTYEAAVAAYESEPYKKALAALGDGVERDLRIVRGVD; encoded by the coding sequence ATGAGCAAGGGATATTGGGTGACGTCATATCGCGCGACTAAGGACGCAGCCAAGCTGGCCGCGTATGCGCAGCTTGCCGCGCCCGCCGTGGCGGCTGCGGGCGGCAAATTCATCGTGCGTGGCGTGGCGGAGGAGGCTCATGAGCAAGGCTTGAAGGAACGGACGGTCGTGATCGAGTTTCCGACCTACGAAGCGGCCGTCGCCGCCTACGAAAGCGAACCCTACAAGAAAGCGCTGGCGGCATTGGGTGATGGCGTCGAGCGCGATCTGCGGATTGTGCGCGGCGTGGATTAA
- a CDS encoding carbohydrate ABC transporter permease, whose product MSLSVKMKRSLWCWLALSPLVVVVLFPFAVMLFTALKPASEIFVYPARWLPVHWQWSNFSDMWVAANFGVALRNSTVISLLSTALALAVSLPAAYALARFPFRGRGLYRQFLLVTQMLSPILLVVGLFRLAAMIPYGDGNLVDSKIGVIVSYAAFNIAFAVWMLSSYFQTVPRDLEESAWLEGCGRTKAVFKVFLPLAVPAIVVTAIFTFINAWNEFAVVYTLIRSPENKTLTVQVTDMVAGKYVVEWHLVMAATLCATLPVSVVFAWLQRYLVKGLALGAVK is encoded by the coding sequence ATGAGTCTCAGCGTCAAGATGAAGCGTTCGCTGTGGTGCTGGCTCGCGCTGTCGCCGCTCGTCGTAGTGGTGCTGTTTCCGTTTGCCGTCATGCTGTTCACTGCGTTGAAGCCGGCTTCCGAGATCTTTGTTTATCCGGCACGCTGGCTGCCAGTGCATTGGCAGTGGAGCAATTTCTCCGATATGTGGGTGGCAGCCAATTTCGGCGTGGCACTGCGCAATAGTACGGTGATCAGCCTGCTGTCGACCGCGCTCGCGCTCGCCGTCAGCTTGCCGGCGGCTTACGCACTGGCCAGATTTCCGTTTCGCGGACGCGGGCTCTACCGTCAGTTTCTGCTCGTCACGCAGATGTTGTCGCCTATCCTGCTCGTGGTCGGGTTGTTCCGGCTGGCCGCGATGATTCCTTATGGCGATGGGAACCTGGTCGACTCCAAGATCGGCGTGATCGTGTCTTACGCGGCCTTCAATATCGCGTTTGCCGTGTGGATGCTGTCTTCATACTTTCAGACGGTGCCACGAGATCTGGAAGAGTCGGCGTGGCTCGAAGGGTGCGGGCGGACCAAGGCGGTCTTCAAGGTGTTTCTGCCACTTGCGGTGCCTGCGATAGTGGTCACCGCGATCTTCACGTTCATCAACGCGTGGAACGAGTTTGCCGTCGTCTATACGTTGATCCGCTCACCGGAGAACAAGACGCTGACCGTGCAGGTGACCGACATGGTGGCCGGGAAATACGTTGTGGAATGGCATCTGGTGATGGCCGCTACACTCTGCGCGACGTTGCCGGTTTCGGTGGTGTTCGCGTGGTTGCAAAGGTATCTGGTGAAGGGACTCGCGTTGGGCGCGGTGAAGTAG
- a CDS encoding sugar ABC transporter permease, translating to MSRSASSSLQAPWLLIAPSLVLALFIISYPIFNIVWQSLHEVSRFGAIRDFTGLRNFYTIFSDPAFLAAAKRTVVWTVCVVGGTVLISVPVALVLNQDFYGRGVARTIVMLPWSVSLTMTAVVWRWAFNDDYGMVNVTLQRLGLISGPIHWLATPELAFPVEIAVGILVSIPFTVTILLGGLSSVPGDIYEAARMDGASAWQQFRKLTMPLLRPFINMTILLNVIYVFNSFPIIWVMTQGGPDNSTHILVTYLYELGFRLGRPGEAAAVSLIMLVMLFVFSIAYLRLQPAKEGDPS from the coding sequence ATGAGCCGTTCCGCTTCTTCGAGCCTGCAAGCGCCCTGGTTGCTGATTGCGCCGAGTCTGGTACTGGCGCTCTTCATCATCAGCTATCCGATTTTCAACATCGTGTGGCAATCGCTGCACGAGGTCTCGCGCTTCGGCGCGATTCGCGATTTCACCGGGCTGCGCAATTTCTATACGATCTTCAGCGATCCCGCGTTTCTTGCCGCCGCTAAACGGACTGTCGTCTGGACCGTGTGCGTGGTGGGCGGTACGGTGCTGATCTCGGTGCCCGTTGCGCTGGTGCTGAATCAGGATTTCTACGGGCGCGGCGTGGCGCGCACGATCGTAATGCTGCCGTGGTCCGTTTCGCTGACCATGACCGCCGTGGTGTGGCGCTGGGCCTTCAACGACGACTATGGCATGGTCAACGTCACGTTGCAGAGGCTGGGCCTGATCAGCGGTCCGATTCATTGGCTGGCCACGCCGGAGCTCGCGTTTCCGGTCGAAATCGCTGTCGGCATACTGGTGTCGATTCCGTTTACCGTGACCATTCTGCTGGGCGGATTGTCCTCGGTGCCCGGCGATATTTACGAAGCCGCACGCATGGACGGCGCGAGCGCCTGGCAGCAGTTTCGCAAACTCACCATGCCGCTGTTGCGGCCGTTCATCAACATGACGATTCTGTTGAACGTGATCTACGTGTTCAACTCGTTTCCGATCATCTGGGTGATGACGCAGGGCGGCCCCGACAACAGCACGCACATTCTCGTCACGTATCTCTATGAGCTCGGCTTCCGGCTGGGGCGTCCCGGCGAAGCGGCGGCAGTGTCGCTGATCATGCTCGTCATGCTGTTCGTTTTCTCGATCGCCTATCTGCGCCTGCAGCCCGCGAAAGAAGGAGATCCGTCATGA
- a CDS encoding sugar ABC transporter substrate-binding protein, translating into MSLHARASLALGKVAVALTFAGIAVAAHADTVRVTVAHYSDATAPYFEKMARNFEKANPGTTIKIEDVNWDTLQQKLQTDISGNANADLAIVGTRWLLDFVKDDVAEPLDGYMDASFKGRFIGPFLAPGEINGKVYGLPIAASARALYYNKDLLAKVGYPDGPKTWNDVIEASKKLKAQGIAGFGLQGKEIETDVYYYYALWTNGGDVVGKDGKAAFNSPAGIKAATLYKTMIDQGLTQPGVTGYSREDVQNLFKQGRVAMMVSAPFLAKQIKKEAPNLKYGIDPIPMGTAHATYAVTDSIVMFKNSKVKKSAWKFLDYLFTKEPRVEFTTTEGFLPTTKAEATDPAFNDPDTKAFVALLPTAHFAPTVTGWEDTAKSVTDAMQSIYLGKAKPADALNTAATQANKSLGK; encoded by the coding sequence ATGTCGTTGCATGCCCGTGCTTCCCTCGCGCTCGGCAAAGTTGCCGTGGCGCTCACGTTTGCAGGTATCGCCGTCGCGGCTCACGCCGACACGGTCCGCGTCACCGTCGCGCACTACAGCGACGCGACCGCGCCGTACTTCGAAAAAATGGCCCGTAACTTCGAGAAGGCCAATCCCGGCACGACCATCAAGATCGAAGACGTGAACTGGGACACGCTGCAACAGAAACTGCAGACAGACATTTCCGGCAACGCCAACGCCGACCTCGCAATCGTCGGCACGCGCTGGCTGCTCGACTTCGTGAAGGACGACGTCGCCGAACCGCTCGACGGCTACATGGACGCGAGCTTCAAGGGCCGCTTCATCGGTCCGTTCCTCGCCCCGGGTGAAATCAACGGCAAGGTGTACGGCCTGCCGATCGCCGCTTCCGCGCGCGCTTTGTACTACAACAAGGACCTGCTCGCGAAGGTCGGCTACCCCGACGGCCCGAAGACCTGGAACGACGTGATCGAAGCGTCGAAGAAACTGAAGGCGCAGGGCATTGCCGGCTTCGGCCTGCAAGGCAAGGAAATCGAAACCGACGTCTACTATTACTACGCCCTCTGGACCAATGGCGGCGACGTGGTCGGCAAGGACGGCAAGGCTGCGTTCAATTCGCCGGCTGGCATCAAGGCGGCCACGCTGTACAAGACGATGATCGACCAGGGCCTGACGCAACCGGGCGTGACTGGCTATAGCCGCGAAGACGTGCAGAATCTGTTCAAGCAGGGCCGCGTCGCGATGATGGTCTCCGCGCCGTTCCTCGCCAAGCAGATCAAGAAGGAAGCGCCGAACCTGAAGTACGGCATCGATCCGATTCCGATGGGTACGGCGCATGCCACCTACGCCGTCACGGACTCGATCGTGATGTTCAAGAACTCGAAGGTGAAGAAGTCGGCCTGGAAGTTCCTCGACTATCTGTTCACGAAGGAACCGCGCGTGGAGTTCACCACGACCGAAGGCTTCCTGCCGACCACCAAGGCTGAGGCGACCGATCCGGCATTCAACGATCCGGACACCAAAGCCTTCGTCGCACTGCTGCCGACCGCCCACTTCGCGCCGACCGTGACCGGCTGGGAAGACACCGCAAAGTCCGTGACCGATGCAATGCAGTCGATCTATCTGGGCAAGGCGAAGCCGGCAGATGCCTTGAACACCGCTGCTACGCAAGCAAACAAGTCGCTCGGCAAGTGA
- a CDS encoding SDR family oxidoreductase translates to MNRVVLVTGACGGIGSVLCKRFVEQGDTVLALDIDAAALNALTAQLGEAHVTPVAVDLGDAAAVQQEVAAAVKLRGPVDVLVANAGAAQGLTLATTDAASWQRDIHLNLNGTYHTVEAVRASMIERQRGALVLIGSVNGMAALGHPAYSAAKAGLISYTKALALELGRYGIRANIVCPGTVKTQAWQARVDKNPQVFENLKKWYPLRDFATPDDIADAVLFLASPMARVITGVALPVDGGLMAGNRLMAEELTLESL, encoded by the coding sequence ATGAATCGTGTGGTGTTGGTAACCGGCGCTTGCGGCGGCATCGGCAGCGTGTTGTGCAAGCGCTTCGTGGAGCAGGGCGATACGGTGCTGGCACTCGACATCGACGCCGCCGCGCTGAACGCTTTGACCGCGCAACTCGGCGAGGCGCACGTCACGCCGGTCGCGGTCGATCTCGGCGATGCCGCCGCAGTGCAGCAGGAGGTGGCCGCCGCGGTCAAGCTGCGCGGTCCGGTCGACGTGCTGGTCGCCAACGCGGGCGCGGCACAAGGTCTGACACTTGCCACGACCGACGCGGCGAGCTGGCAGCGCGACATCCATCTGAATCTGAACGGCACGTATCACACGGTTGAAGCCGTGCGCGCGTCGATGATCGAGCGGCAGCGGGGCGCACTGGTGCTGATCGGCTCGGTGAACGGCATGGCCGCGCTCGGTCATCCGGCGTACAGCGCGGCGAAGGCCGGGTTGATCAGCTATACGAAGGCGCTCGCGCTCGAACTCGGCCGCTACGGGATTCGCGCGAACATCGTGTGTCCGGGCACGGTGAAGACGCAGGCGTGGCAGGCGCGCGTCGACAAGAATCCGCAGGTCTTCGAGAATCTGAAAAAGTGGTATCCGTTGCGCGACTTCGCGACGCCTGACGACATCGCCGACGCGGTGCTGTTTCTCGCCTCGCCGATGGCGCGCGTGATTACCGGCGTCGCGCTGCCGGTCGACGGCGGCCTGATGGCCGGCAACCGTCTGATGGCGGAAGAACTGACGCTCGAATCGCTCTGA
- a CDS encoding sn-glycerol-3-phosphate ABC transporter ATP-binding protein UgpC yields the protein MAAVQLSGIFKRYGDTQVVHGIDLDIDDGEFVVLVGPSGCGKSTLMRMVAGLEEISGGDLMIGGTRANSLAPQQRNISMVFQSYALYPHLSVYENIAFGPRIRKESSASFKPRIEAAAKMLNLGGYLDRLPRALSGGQRQRVAMGRAVVREPSLFLFDEPLSNLDAKLRVQMRTEIKALHQRLKNTVIYVTHDQIEAMTMADRIVVMNAGRIEQIGRPLELYDHPANLFVASFLGSPSMNFAEGVIASRAQGQGLALKLTDGGEIVLEGAPASAVVGAKVTLGVRPEHIETMTPTPDATMEVEVVEPTGAETHLYGKIGGSAWCVTTRQRSKVEPGQRVTLRLPAEHIHLFDTESGRRLA from the coding sequence ATGGCAGCAGTGCAACTGAGCGGCATCTTCAAACGCTATGGCGACACGCAAGTGGTGCACGGCATCGATCTCGACATCGACGACGGCGAGTTCGTCGTGCTGGTCGGACCGTCGGGGTGCGGCAAGAGCACGTTGATGCGCATGGTGGCGGGGCTCGAGGAAATCAGCGGCGGCGATCTGATGATCGGCGGCACGCGCGCGAACAGTCTCGCGCCGCAGCAGCGCAATATCTCGATGGTGTTCCAGAGTTACGCGCTGTACCCGCATCTGTCCGTCTACGAAAACATCGCGTTCGGGCCGCGCATTCGCAAGGAGTCGTCGGCGAGTTTCAAGCCGCGCATCGAGGCCGCTGCCAAGATGCTGAACCTCGGCGGCTATCTGGACCGTTTGCCGCGCGCGCTGTCGGGCGGCCAACGGCAACGCGTGGCGATGGGCCGCGCCGTGGTGCGCGAGCCGTCGCTATTCCTGTTCGACGAACCGCTGTCCAATCTCGACGCCAAACTGCGCGTGCAGATGCGCACCGAAATCAAGGCGCTGCATCAGCGGCTGAAGAATACGGTGATCTACGTCACGCACGATCAGATCGAAGCGATGACGATGGCGGACCGCATCGTCGTCATGAACGCGGGGCGGATTGAGCAGATCGGGCGTCCGCTGGAACTGTACGACCATCCGGCGAATCTGTTCGTGGCGAGCTTTCTCGGCTCGCCGTCGATGAACTTCGCCGAAGGTGTGATCGCTAGCCGCGCGCAAGGTCAGGGCCTCGCTTTGAAACTCACGGACGGCGGCGAGATCGTACTGGAGGGCGCGCCCGCTTCGGCCGTGGTCGGCGCGAAGGTCACGCTCGGCGTGCGGCCGGAACACATCGAAACCATGACGCCGACACCCGACGCCACCATGGAAGTCGAAGTGGTCGAGCCAACTGGCGCGGAGACTCATTTGTACGGGAAAATAGGTGGCAGCGCGTGGTGCGTGACGACGCGCCAGCGCTCGAAAGTCGAGCCCGGCCAGCGCGTGACGTTGCGCTTGCCGGCCGAGCATATCCATTTGTTCGATACGGAGAGTGGACGTAGGCTGGCCTGA
- a CDS encoding SIS domain-containing protein, producing the protein MSAPNLIPHIRSALASLRPAERKVADMVLSDVDFAMRASITELAQRADVSEPSVTRFCRAIGAHGLRDFKMQLAQSVAGGLPYASTAVARGDDVQTLMDKVGEAAVDGITHARGALDPAVVESAIAALSSARRVFFFGVGSGSGLVAQDAALRFLRLDIASTAFTDGHLQRLYAGLMEPGDVAFAISHSGRSVEVNESIQIAKERGATTIALTNVGSRLAWLVDIALLLRVPSPIDPNTPGVSRLVHLCIMDALAIGVALKAGPKTLEKMRHAKARLASHVPEATGE; encoded by the coding sequence GTGTCCGCACCGAACTTGATTCCCCACATTCGCAGCGCACTCGCCAGTTTGCGGCCCGCCGAGCGCAAGGTCGCCGACATGGTGCTGAGCGACGTCGACTTCGCGATGCGGGCGAGCATCACCGAACTCGCGCAGCGCGCCGACGTGTCCGAGCCTTCCGTCACGCGTTTTTGCCGCGCGATCGGTGCGCATGGTTTGCGCGACTTCAAGATGCAGTTGGCGCAGAGCGTGGCGGGCGGGCTGCCGTATGCATCCACGGCGGTGGCGCGCGGCGACGACGTGCAGACGCTCATGGACAAGGTGGGCGAGGCGGCGGTCGACGGCATCACGCATGCGCGTGGCGCGCTGGATCCGGCGGTGGTCGAGAGTGCGATCGCGGCGTTGTCGAGCGCGCGGCGGGTGTTTTTCTTCGGTGTCGGTTCGGGCTCGGGCCTGGTCGCGCAAGATGCGGCGCTGCGGTTTCTGCGGCTCGATATTGCATCCACCGCGTTTACGGATGGGCATCTGCAACGTCTTTACGCGGGACTCATGGAACCGGGCGATGTCGCCTTCGCGATTTCGCATTCGGGCCGCAGTGTCGAAGTGAATGAAAGCATTCAGATTGCCAAGGAGCGGGGCGCGACGACCATTGCGCTGACCAATGTCGGCTCGCGCCTCGCGTGGCTGGTCGATATAGCGCTGCTGCTGCGTGTGCCGAGTCCGATCGATCCGAATACGCCGGGCGTGTCGCGGCTCGTGCATCTTTGCATCATGGACGCGCTGGCGATCGGCGTCGCGCTCAAAGCCGGGCCGAAGACGCTCGAGAAGATGCGGCATGCGAAGGCGAGATTGGCGTCGCATGTGCCGGAGGCGACGGGAGAGTGA